A single genomic interval of Bacteroidales bacterium harbors:
- the rplX gene encoding 50S ribosomal protein L24: MSKLHIKKGDTVYVNAGEDKGKTGRVLKVLVKDNKAIVEGVNMVSKHTKPNAKAPQGGIVKKEAPIHLSNLNVLDPKTKTPTRIGRKMNEEGKLVRYSKKSGEEIK, from the coding sequence ATGAGTAAGTTACACATTAAAAAAGGAGATACCGTTTACGTTAACGCCGGAGAGGACAAAGGAAAAACCGGTCGTGTGCTTAAAGTCTTGGTAAAAGACAACAAAGCAATCGTAGAGGGTGTAAATATGGTGTCAAAACACACCAAACCCAATGCAAAAGCACCACAAGGCGGCATTGTGAAGAAAGAGGCTCCAATACATTTATCAAACCTTAACGTGTTAGATCCTAAAACTAAAACTCCAACACGTATCGGTCGTAAAATGAATGAAGAGGGCAAATTAGTACGTTATTCTAAAAAATCAGGAGAGGAGATTAAATAA
- the rplN gene encoding 50S ribosomal protein L14, whose product MIQQESRLTVADNSGAKEALCIRVLGGTGRRYASVGDIIVVAVKGVVPSSDMKKGAVSKAVVVRTKKEIRRADGSYIRFDDNACVLLNGAGEIRGSRIFGPVARELRATNMKIVSLAPEVL is encoded by the coding sequence ATGATACAACAAGAGTCAAGACTAACAGTCGCTGATAATAGCGGCGCAAAAGAGGCACTTTGTATCCGTGTACTTGGTGGAACCGGAAGACGCTATGCAAGCGTAGGCGATATTATCGTTGTTGCTGTAAAAGGCGTGGTTCCTTCAAGTGATATGAAAAAAGGTGCAGTGTCAAAAGCTGTTGTCGTACGCACTAAAAAAGAGATACGTCGTGCTGACGGATCTTACATACGTTTCGACGACAACGCATGTGTATTATTAAACGGAGCAGGTGAAATTAGAGGTAGCCGTATATTCGGTCCTGTTGCTCGTGAATTGCGTGCAACTAATATGAAAATAGTTTCACTAGCACCTGAAGTACTTTAA
- the rpsN gene encoding 30S ribosomal protein S14 yields MAKESMKAREVKRAKLVAKYAAKKAQLKAEGNYEALQLIPRNASSVRLHNRCKLTGRPKGYMRQFGISRIQFREMASQGLIPGVKKASW; encoded by the coding sequence ATGGCAAAAGAATCAATGAAAGCTCGTGAGGTAAAAAGAGCAAAATTAGTTGCAAAATACGCTGCAAAAAAAGCACAACTTAAAGCAGAAGGCAACTATGAGGCTCTTCAATTAATCCCTCGTAATGCCTCAAGTGTAAGACTACACAACCGTTGCAAATTGACAGGACGTCCAAAAGGATATATGCGTCAATTCGGTATTTCACGTATTCAATTCCGTGAAATGGCATCTCAAGGATTAATCCCCGGAGTAAAAAAAGCAAGTTGGTAG
- the rplE gene encoding 50S ribosomal protein L5: MAANLKKEYQERIVPALMKEFGYTTVMQVPVLKKIVLNQGLGDATQDKKIIDTALAELTAIAGQQAVATLSRKDISNFKVRKKMPIGVSVTLRREKMYEFLERLVRVALPRIRDFKGIESKLDGRGNYTLGIQEQIIFPEINIDSINKINGMNITFVTSANTDEEGYALLKEFGLPFKNIKKS; encoded by the coding sequence ATGGCAGCAAATCTCAAAAAAGAATACCAAGAGAGAATCGTCCCCGCTTTGATGAAAGAGTTTGGCTACACAACAGTGATGCAAGTACCAGTTTTGAAAAAAATTGTACTTAATCAAGGTTTAGGAGATGCAACTCAAGACAAAAAAATCATCGACACAGCGTTGGCAGAGCTAACAGCAATTGCAGGACAACAAGCTGTAGCAACACTCTCACGTAAAGACATTTCAAACTTCAAGGTACGTAAAAAAATGCCTATCGGAGTTTCAGTAACTTTACGTCGTGAGAAAATGTATGAGTTCCTTGAGCGTTTGGTACGCGTAGCATTACCCCGTATCCGCGACTTCAAAGGAATCGAAAGCAAATTAGATGGTAGAGGAAACTACACACTCGGAATCCAAGAGCAAATCATCTTCCCCGAGATTAACATCGACTCTATCAACAAAATCAACGGAATGAATATCACATTCGTTACAAGTGCAAATACTGACGAAGAGGGATATGCATTATTAAAAGAGTTTGGATTACCTTTTAAAAACATCAAAAAGAGCTAA
- the rpmC gene encoding 50S ribosomal protein L29, with translation MKIAEIKELQTKELVERIEAQEVALNRMVINHSISPLDNPSQIKQLRREIARMKGELNQRDLNA, from the coding sequence ATGAAGATAGCAGAAATAAAAGAACTTCAAACTAAGGAGTTGGTTGAGAGAATTGAAGCTCAAGAAGTAGCTCTTAACCGTATGGTTATCAATCACAGTATCTCTCCTCTTGACAATCCTTCGCAAATTAAACAATTGCGTCGTGAGATTGCGCGTATGAAGGGTGAATTAAATCAAAGAGATCTTAACGCTTAA
- the rpsQ gene encoding 30S ribosomal protein S17, with product METRNFRKERVGVVTSNKMDKTITVAVKWKEKHPIYGKFVNKTKKYHAHDEKNECGIGDTVRLMETRPLSKMKRWRVVEIVEKAK from the coding sequence ATGGAAACAAGAAACTTTAGAAAAGAGAGAGTAGGGGTTGTTACTAGCAACAAGATGGACAAAACCATCACAGTAGCTGTAAAATGGAAAGAGAAACACCCCATTTATGGTAAATTCGTAAACAAAACGAAAAAATACCATGCTCACGATGAGAAAAACGAGTGCGGTATTGGTGATACCGTTAGATTGATGGAAACTCGTCCTTTGAGCAAAATGAAAAGATGGAGAGTAGTTGAAATCGTAGAAAAAGCAAAATAA